A single genomic interval of uncultured Desulfobacter sp. harbors:
- a CDS encoding PBP1A family penicillin-binding protein, which yields MTKQQSRTQILKKRSKKKEKSIWFSLFMWLFILLFLAVIAGCAAIAAGFFYLSQDLPQINTLNDYRPAIVTNVFSDDGRKIGEFYKERRIVIPLSDMPDNLINAFVAAEDSRFREHPGIDIKSIIRAFIKNFKAGTIVQGGSTITQQVTKSFLLTPEKTYERKLKEVILAYKIEKKLSKDDILFLYLNQIYLGHGAYGVEAASENYFGKHVKDLTLAECAMLAGLPQAPSRYSPFHHPELARQRQVYTLNRMKEEGMISNLEATEAMGAKLDIKPRKNWFIERVPCYTEHVRRYVEKKYGKEMLYTQGLSIHTAVNIELQKIARAAVNKGLIELDQRCGYRGPVKNIPALQVEDFSRTISEELNGSRPVKGEIYKGVVLKVDDYNKVTHVRVGNVTGIIRLATMTWARKPNPKISYQNARIRKPSQALKSGDVIYLKVLEEMTGEREYEFTLYQEPIAQSALLSIEAETGHVKTMIGGRDFKDSQFNRAFQSRRQPGSAFKPILYAAALDKGYTPATIIIDSPVVFEDKLNDRVWKPSNYAHKFYGPTLFRQALIKSRNIVTIKILQDIGIDYLIGYAKKLGITSPFPRDLSISLGSSGVSLFELTKAYSVFSNLGYLIEPVFITEIYDRDNTLLESPKLIRKKVIDMGTAYLMTNLLEGVVQTGTGHRVKALNRPAAGKTGTTNDLHDAWFMGFTPRYTTGVWVGLDQGAPLGRKETGSRAASPIWLDYMKHALEGKSVREFTVPEGIIRVKIDAETGLLPIAQSKNTIFESFKEGTEPTQYTPRPDEVLSTEELFEEGF from the coding sequence ATGACAAAACAACAAAGCCGCACACAGATCCTGAAGAAGCGAAGCAAGAAAAAAGAAAAAAGCATATGGTTTTCCCTTTTCATGTGGCTGTTTATCCTATTATTCCTTGCTGTTATTGCCGGATGTGCAGCTATTGCCGCCGGTTTTTTCTATCTGAGCCAGGACCTTCCCCAAATCAATACGCTCAATGATTATCGCCCGGCAATTGTGACCAATGTCTTTTCCGATGACGGCAGAAAAATCGGCGAGTTTTACAAAGAGCGCAGAATCGTCATTCCCTTGTCCGACATGCCTGACAATTTGATCAATGCTTTTGTGGCGGCCGAAGACTCCCGGTTCCGGGAACATCCCGGCATTGATATAAAATCCATTATCCGGGCGTTTATAAAAAATTTTAAGGCCGGCACTATTGTCCAGGGCGGTTCCACCATCACCCAGCAGGTGACCAAATCGTTTCTGCTTACCCCGGAAAAAACGTATGAGCGCAAGCTTAAAGAGGTGATTCTGGCCTACAAAATTGAAAAAAAGCTTTCCAAAGATGACATTTTATTCCTTTATTTGAACCAGATCTATCTGGGGCACGGTGCCTACGGTGTTGAAGCGGCGTCTGAAAATTATTTCGGAAAACATGTCAAAGACCTGACCCTGGCTGAATGTGCCATGCTGGCAGGTCTTCCCCAGGCCCCCAGCCGCTACAGTCCATTTCATCATCCTGAACTGGCCAGGCAGCGCCAGGTTTATACCCTGAATCGCATGAAGGAAGAAGGCATGATCTCCAACCTGGAGGCCACCGAAGCCATGGGTGCCAAACTGGATATTAAACCTCGAAAAAACTGGTTCATCGAACGGGTTCCTTGTTACACGGAACATGTCAGACGGTATGTTGAAAAAAAATACGGCAAGGAGATGCTTTACACCCAGGGGTTGAGCATTCATACTGCAGTAAACATTGAACTGCAGAAAATAGCCCGGGCCGCAGTCAATAAAGGTCTGATAGAGTTAGATCAACGCTGCGGGTACCGCGGCCCTGTAAAAAATATACCAGCGCTTCAGGTGGAAGATTTCAGTCGCACCATTTCCGAAGAACTGAACGGCAGCCGACCGGTCAAGGGCGAAATATATAAAGGGGTTGTCCTGAAGGTGGACGACTACAACAAAGTTACCCATGTAAGGGTGGGCAATGTAACCGGCATCATACGGTTAGCTACCATGACATGGGCCAGAAAGCCAAACCCCAAAATATCCTACCAAAATGCCAGGATCAGAAAGCCCTCCCAGGCCTTAAAAAGCGGGGATGTCATCTACTTGAAAGTCCTTGAGGAGATGACTGGAGAAAGGGAATATGAATTTACCTTGTACCAGGAACCCATTGCCCAGTCTGCACTTTTGAGCATTGAAGCTGAAACCGGACATGTTAAAACCATGATCGGCGGAAGGGATTTCAAGGACTCCCAGTTCAACCGGGCGTTTCAGTCAAGACGCCAGCCCGGTTCGGCGTTCAAGCCCATCCTATACGCAGCGGCCCTTGACAAGGGCTATACCCCGGCGACTATTATCATTGACTCTCCTGTTGTGTTTGAGGACAAGCTGAATGACAGGGTGTGGAAACCCAGCAACTATGCACATAAATTCTACGGCCCCACGTTGTTTCGCCAGGCTTTGATCAAGTCCAGAAACATTGTCACCATCAAAATCCTCCAGGATATCGGCATAGATTATCTCATCGGTTATGCTAAAAAGCTTGGGATCACCTCCCCCTTCCCCCGGGATTTGTCAATATCCCTTGGGTCTTCAGGGGTTTCTTTGTTCGAATTGACCAAGGCCTATTCAGTATTTTCCAACCTGGGCTACCTTATTGAGCCGGTATTCATCACTGAAATTTATGATCGGGACAATACGCTTCTTGAATCTCCCAAACTGATCCGTAAAAAGGTCATTGATATGGGCACGGCTTATCTCATGACAAATCTGCTTGAAGGCGTGGTACAGACCGGTACCGGCCACAGGGTTAAGGCCCTGAACCGGCCTGCGGCGGGTAAAACAGGCACCACTAACGACCTGCACGATGCCTGGTTCATGGGATTTACCCCCAGGTACACCACCGGGGTATGGGTAGGGCTTGATCAGGGTGCCCCCCTCGGCAGGAAAGAAACAGGTTCCCGGGCCGCAAGCCCCATCTGGCTGGATTACATGAAGCACGCCCTGGAAGGTAAATCCGTTCGTGAATTCACAGTGCCCGAAGGTATCATCCGCGTTAAAATAGATGCTGAAACCGGTCTTCTGCCCATTGCCCAAAGCAAAAATACCATTTTTGAATCTTTTAAGGAAGGCACGGAACCGACGCAATATACCCCAAGACCGGATGAAGTTTTGAGCACAGAAGAGTTGTTCGAGGAAGGTTTTTAG
- a CDS encoding DUF4010 domain-containing protein, translating into MIQDPSFGQFINFGLAALVGFALGLERDMAGSKNPHAGTRDFILIALIGSVSGYLSQYFQSPWIIVGGFMGALSFLLSGYWIDRKHDTGITTEVAMILTFFLGVLIIIGFKEMAIAIAIIILVILSQKKAIQSFTGKIQRYELQAAIKFLVIIFIILPVFPNQPLSDYIKTTFGTVQTYDESSKKLSIQMDYIPSLQSGDVVILYDSSGEQLGPYTVETRKKKVVHGILKKNVETPPVKGDVLEKTIDIIWIYNILKALNPYKIWLIVILVSFISLVGYVAVKILGPGAGIGLTGFIGGLASSTVTTVSFAKRSLESPAFNRSFAVAILLASAIMFPRLLLEIAIVNQDMLKNITPPILIMGMTGIILALYFSLKNNKENPEHMTSMQLENPFCLKSAITFGAIFSTILVLTRLATVYLGDHWLPVVSIVSGLVDVDAIAFSLSDAQKAGIISLDCAGFNLVLGAISNTLVKLFYVFTLGDRRLFRQLAISFIIVCASGIISVAFYYHF; encoded by the coding sequence ATGATTCAAGACCCTAGTTTCGGACAATTTATTAATTTTGGCTTAGCTGCCCTGGTTGGTTTTGCTCTAGGCTTAGAGCGTGATATGGCCGGCTCTAAAAATCCCCATGCCGGCACACGTGATTTCATCCTGATTGCTTTAATCGGATCTGTTTCAGGCTATTTAAGCCAGTATTTTCAAAGTCCATGGATCATTGTGGGTGGATTTATGGGTGCATTGTCTTTTCTATTAAGCGGCTACTGGATTGATCGAAAACACGATACGGGTATCACAACAGAAGTTGCTATGATACTGACTTTTTTCCTGGGCGTATTGATCATTATAGGCTTTAAGGAAATGGCGATTGCCATCGCAATCATTATCCTGGTCATTCTGTCACAGAAAAAGGCAATACAATCTTTTACAGGCAAAATACAACGATATGAATTACAGGCTGCAATAAAATTTTTAGTCATAATCTTTATCATTCTTCCTGTTTTCCCGAACCAACCATTATCTGATTACATAAAAACCACATTTGGTACGGTTCAAACCTATGACGAGAGCAGCAAAAAGCTCTCTATACAGATGGATTATATACCATCACTTCAATCTGGAGATGTTGTAATTCTGTATGACAGCTCTGGAGAGCAACTCGGACCTTATACGGTGGAAACCCGCAAGAAGAAAGTTGTGCATGGTATATTAAAAAAAAATGTTGAAACGCCACCGGTTAAAGGGGATGTGCTTGAAAAAACCATAGATATCATCTGGATCTACAATATCCTTAAAGCCCTAAATCCCTATAAGATATGGTTAATTGTTATCCTGGTGTCATTTATTAGTTTAGTGGGGTATGTCGCCGTCAAGATACTTGGACCTGGTGCGGGTATTGGCCTTACAGGATTCATTGGAGGATTGGCTTCCTCAACAGTCACAACGGTTTCTTTTGCAAAAAGAAGCTTAGAGTCTCCGGCGTTTAACAGGAGTTTTGCTGTCGCTATTCTGCTTGCATCCGCAATAATGTTTCCAAGATTGCTGCTCGAAATTGCGATTGTGAATCAAGATATGCTCAAAAATATAACTCCGCCTATATTAATAATGGGAATGACGGGAATAATCCTGGCACTTTATTTTTCATTGAAAAATAATAAGGAAAATCCAGAGCACATGACATCAATGCAGTTGGAGAATCCCTTCTGCCTGAAATCCGCCATTACATTCGGAGCAATCTTCAGCACGATATTGGTCCTGACCAGACTGGCGACAGTTTACCTTGGGGACCATTGGTTACCGGTTGTCTCTATCGTTAGTGGGCTGGTTGATGTTGATGCCATAGCATTTTCATTAAGTGATGCGCAGAAAGCAGGGATCATTTCACTGGATTGTGCCGGCTTCAATCTCGTGCTCGGTGCAATCTCAAATACATTGGTCAAACTTTTTTATGTATTCACTCTTGGAGACCGCAGGCTTTTTCGCCAGTTAGCTATATCATTTATAATAGTCTGTGCTTCAGGTATTATCAGTGTCGCTTTTTATTATCATTTTTAA